Proteins from one Fibrobacterota bacterium genomic window:
- a CDS encoding phosphate ABC transporter ATP-binding protein — protein METASPYAKLYTKDLNLHYGSKHALKGINLDMKAYKVTALIGPSGCGKSTFLRSLNRMNDTIENVRIEGSVFVDNVDVYNKKVDEVQLRKKVGMIFQKSNPFPKSIYDNIAYGPRIHGIRDKARLDDLVESCLRKAAIWDEVKDELKKSALALSGGQQQRLCIARALAVEPEVLLMDEPASALDPIATAKIEELIYELKSTYTIVIVTHNMQQAARVSDYTAFFYMGTVVEFDATERIFTSPKEKQTEDYITGRFG, from the coding sequence ATGGAAACCGCATCGCCCTACGCCAAGCTCTACACCAAGGACCTGAACCTGCATTACGGTTCCAAGCATGCCCTTAAGGGCATCAACCTGGACATGAAGGCCTACAAGGTCACGGCCTTGATCGGGCCTTCGGGATGCGGCAAGTCCACCTTCCTGCGCAGCCTGAACCGCATGAACGACACCATCGAGAACGTGCGCATCGAAGGCTCGGTATTCGTGGACAACGTGGACGTCTACAACAAGAAAGTGGACGAGGTACAGCTCCGCAAGAAGGTGGGGATGATCTTCCAGAAGTCCAACCCCTTCCCGAAGAGCATCTACGACAATATCGCCTACGGGCCGCGCATCCACGGCATCCGCGATAAGGCCCGGCTGGACGATCTCGTGGAGAGCTGCCTGCGCAAGGCGGCCATCTGGGACGAAGTGAAGGACGAACTCAAGAAAAGCGCCTTGGCCCTTTCCGGCGGCCAACAACAGCGCCTGTGCATCGCCCGCGCCCTGGCCGTGGAGCCCGAGGTGCTGCTGATGGACGAGCCGGCCAGCGCCCTCGATCCCATCGCGACCGCCAAGATCGAGGAACTCATCTACGAACTGAAGAGCACCTATACCATAGTCATCGTCACCCACAACATGCAGCAGGCGGCGCGGGTCAGCGATTACACGGCTTTCTTTTACATGGGCACCGTGGTGGAATTCGACGCCACGGAGAGGATATTCACCTCCCCCAAGGAAAAGCAAACGGAAGATTATATAACTGGTAGGTTCGGATAA
- the pstA gene encoding phosphate ABC transporter permease PstA has product MGTIVWGGHQQLTWTFLTHAPEAGMTEGGIMPAIVGTFMLVVIMSLVGVPVGTITAIYLSEYTARGSKLAQFIRFAVNTLAGIPAVVFGLFGLGFFVNFTGKGLDAMFSDGKLVWAQPNILWASLTMALLTLPVVIVSVEEAIKTVPKDLREASLALGVTKWQTIRRVVIPNSVGGILTGAILAVSRGAGEVAPILFTGAAYFLPHLPHALNDQFMELGYHLYIMTTQSTDVEKTMPIQYATTLVLLLLTFALNFSAIFLRYRLRKRRVFA; this is encoded by the coding sequence ATGGGGACCATCGTTTGGGGGGGCCACCAACAGCTCACTTGGACCTTCCTGACCCATGCGCCGGAAGCGGGCATGACCGAGGGCGGCATCATGCCCGCCATCGTGGGCACCTTCATGCTGGTGGTCATCATGTCCTTGGTGGGCGTACCCGTGGGAACCATCACCGCCATCTACCTGAGCGAATATACCGCCAGGGGATCCAAGCTCGCGCAATTCATCCGCTTCGCCGTCAATACCCTGGCAGGCATCCCCGCCGTCGTCTTCGGGCTTTTCGGCCTGGGCTTCTTCGTCAACTTCACCGGCAAGGGCCTGGACGCGATGTTCTCGGACGGCAAGTTGGTCTGGGCGCAGCCGAACATCCTCTGGGCCTCCCTGACCATGGCGCTCTTGACCCTGCCCGTGGTAATCGTCTCCGTGGAAGAGGCCATAAAAACCGTGCCCAAGGATTTGCGCGAGGCCTCCCTGGCCCTGGGCGTCACCAAATGGCAGACCATCCGCCGGGTGGTCATCCCCAATTCCGTGGGCGGCATCCTGACCGGCGCCATCCTGGCCGTCTCCCGGGGCGCGGGGGAAGTGGCCCCCATCTTGTTCACCGGCGCCGCCTACTTCCTGCCGCATCTGCCCCATGCCCTCAACGATCAATTCATGGAACTGGGCTACCACCTCTATATCATGACCACCCAGTCCACGGACGTGGAGAAGACCATGCCCATCCAGTACGCCACCACCTTGGTGCTGTTGCTGCTCACCTTCGCCCTTAATTTCAGCGCCATCTTTCTGAGGTATCGCCTGCGCAAACGCCGGGTATTCGCATAA
- the pstC gene encoding phosphate ABC transporter permease subunit PstC has protein sequence MVAGPSPSKEKAPAATASRKVLTMEKPLRLGEMAIERSIQGIAFVSLLFITLIFVFVFKEALPLFTGHAQVQAAVKIEPTGQSETYGEDANAPATPEAPELETQVKPFKASDLVAKDWQPVSLEPKFGIPPLLWGSLKVTLIALLLAGPIGIFAALYTSQFAPKWAKEGMKPAIEILAGFPSVVVGFFALVILASVLQNLFGYQYRLNAFVGGVAMALAVIPIVYTVSEDALAAVPKVMMEASLALGATRWETALFVILPSATPGIFAALILGFGRAFGETMIVLMATGNAALLTPSFIEPVRTLSATIGAEMAEVVFGDTHYRVLFFVGALLFVISFSLNAVAEFFVRNRLMKKFKGA, from the coding sequence ATGGTTGCCGGGCCTTCCCCTTCTAAAGAGAAGGCGCCGGCCGCTACCGCTTCCCGCAAGGTTCTCACCATGGAGAAGCCCTTGCGCCTGGGTGAAATGGCCATCGAGCGGTCCATCCAAGGCATCGCATTCGTTTCCCTGCTTTTCATCACCCTCATATTCGTCTTCGTATTCAAGGAAGCCCTCCCCTTGTTCACCGGCCACGCCCAGGTCCAGGCCGCCGTGAAAATCGAACCAACAGGGCAATCAGAAACCTATGGCGAGGATGCCAACGCCCCCGCTACCCCCGAGGCTCCCGAGCTGGAGACGCAGGTCAAGCCGTTTAAGGCATCGGACCTGGTCGCCAAGGACTGGCAGCCGGTTTCCCTGGAGCCTAAATTCGGCATCCCGCCCCTTCTCTGGGGTAGCCTCAAGGTTACCCTGATCGCCCTGCTCCTGGCCGGGCCCATCGGCATCTTCGCCGCACTCTATACTTCCCAGTTCGCGCCCAAGTGGGCCAAGGAAGGCATGAAGCCGGCCATCGAAATCCTGGCGGGCTTTCCCTCGGTGGTGGTGGGATTCTTCGCCTTGGTCATCCTGGCCTCGGTTTTGCAGAACCTGTTCGGGTACCAATACCGGCTGAACGCCTTCGTGGGCGGGGTTGCCATGGCCCTGGCCGTCATCCCCATCGTCTACACCGTATCGGAAGACGCCTTGGCCGCCGTGCCCAAGGTGATGATGGAAGCCAGCCTGGCCTTGGGCGCCACCCGCTGGGAGACCGCCCTGTTCGTCATCTTGCCTTCGGCCACGCCCGGCATCTTCGCCGCGCTCATCCTCGGCTTCGGCCGCGCCTTCGGCGAAACCATGATCGTGCTCATGGCCACCGGTAACGCCGCGCTCCTGACGCCCTCTTTCATCGAACCGGTACGCACCCTTTCCGCCACTATCGGGGCCGAAATGGCTGAAGTGGTTTTCGGCGATACCCATTATCGCGTGCTGTTCTTCGTCGGCGCGCTCCTATTCGTCATCTCCTTCAGTCTTAATGCGGTGGCCGAATTTTTCGTGCGCAATCGCTTGATGAAAAAGTTCAAAGGGGCCTAA